Part of the Haliaeetus albicilla chromosome 28, bHalAlb1.1, whole genome shotgun sequence genome, CTGATTCATGATGCATTATCTCTGTCCTTGTAAAATTAAGGCGGTTTCTGGAGAGGTTTTcaataaatacatacaaaaacaaaatttcacagagtaaagtatttttaaaaatgttaaagctTTATAAACATCTGTAAAActttcatataaatattttgcagattGTGATGGTCCTTTTCAAGCAACTCAGCTGTGGAATAGTATTATTCATGCTCTTCACAGTCAGGTGGAAATCAAAAGGCGTAGACAGCAtctgaaaacatacaaaaactgTTTCACTGGCTCAAATGCTGTTGATGTGGTACTGAGCCATCTTATGCAAAGCATGTACCTAAGCTGCAATGATATTTCTCGGCTGAAGGGAGTCCGTGTATGCCAAGTGTTGATGGATCACAAGGTGTTTGAGCCAGTTGGAGCAAAGCTTTACTTATTcaagaatgagaaagaaacagagTTTGAAGACACAAACACTAGTCTCTACAAATTTGTAAATAGCAGTCTTACTCCTTTTCTTCCGAGAAAGAATGAAGATAATGAGAGCTTGTCTCCTGAGCAAATCtgcaaacagaagacaaaaagacGTTCTAAGTGGGTTACTCTGaactattttgatttctttttttttttttttaaagttaaggTGGGTTAACTGCAGATGAAGTTATGTTTGTCTAGCCCAGGTATTGGGGGCTTTTGGAACTATGTGCGAGTTTTGAGAAACGTTATGCCTAAATAGCAAGTGCTATCTAATATTTCTTGGTAATGTTAAACTGCTTTGATCTTCcctttgttatttaaaatagagTCTGGCACAGTAGCATAAGCTTAGGaaccattttgttttgcaacCAGTTGTGATGAAATCTGAGAATTAACATGAATTAATTACTAGCTGGAAGCTGGTAAAAGAAATGGAACCAATAAACAGTATTTGGAATCAATATCCTTGCCCTTTCCACAAAGCAGATGCGGATAATTGGTTTTCTAGCAGCAGGATAGACCTCGGATACAAAGAAGCCCTAAGTCCCGATTTAACAGCAGTTTGGGAAGTGACAGAGATAAATGTGTTCTGATTGTATTTGTTATACATCTAACTTATTATTTTCCCCCTGAGCAGAACGAAGTGTGAAACAACACATTCAAACCCCTTAGCATTAGAAGCAGCTGATAAAAAGAGGGTAGAGGAGCTCCTTCGATCAATAAATGTTCATGCATCTTTACCTCCAAAGATCATGGTTAATGAACCAACTCATCTGCTTTCAAAAAGAGGTGAGgattgaatttttctttttaaaacttgatTGTTCTTCACTGTGTCTACTTGGAGTGAGTACCTCGTTTCTGTTAAACACTGCCCCTCAGAGTCCTAAATTTAACATGTCACTAATGACAAAATAGCAAAATGAGTGCTAAATGAGTAAATGCTCATAGTAAGTAaactgaaggaaacaaaacaggatTTAAGTTTTTGCAGGATGGTGCTATTCTAATTATGCAAATACCACTTCAGAAGGAAATAAGTTTTAAGATTAAGTACTTCTGTATTATATGGTTCCTTTGCTCTTCACTTGTCTTTGCTTGTACGTATTACTAATTAGAGTAGGTTATTACTAATTCTAATATGATGGAGAGAGATGTTCTCTTTAAAGCCTTCTTTCTTAGCATTCCTGTTTTGATCCCTTCTTCCCCTGCTGTtaccttgttttctttgaacTCTTAAAACATTCTTGAGTGAGTAAAAACAAAGGTTAGTGTTTTAGGTAAGATCTTATTTCTgagggtggttttttgtttgtttatgatATCAGTAATAGAAGATGTCTGGAAACAGCAAACTCTGCTACGATTGCTGCAGTTGATTGATGTTCCACTTCTAGAAGATATCTTGGTGTCTTCAGTGAAGACAAAACTAGACTGTTTTGGCAAAGAAGAAGACCTGATTATCTCAAATACTTTCCTGGACAGAGAGGTTACATGTAGCTTAAACTTGCCTGAGTAAGTTACACATCtgtgaaatgtatttgttaGTAAACACTTTATTTTACTCTTGACCAAACATTTGTGTTAAGTGAACAAAATGGACATCATTATACTTGCAGATGGGGGTGGCGTTAATGTGCTTTCCTTTGTTGGCTTCTTCTCAGAAGTGGTAAGGGaattcacaaaaaaatacatgtttggGATTGGACATTTGAGGATTTTAAGTATACATTAAAACTTTAACCTCAAGTGTCAAAACCACTCCTAGTTTCCAGACCAGACACTTCACTCTTAAGTCTCTACAACAGATGCTAGAACTTGAAAAAGTTATTCTGAgactttgtttgtttttcacagtCCTGGTGGTGGTGCTGTGAAGATAGAAAGTCAATAAGGCATCTATTGTTaacaacagaaaaggagaagctAAGCTGTAGCGCTGAAGAATGCTAATATCAtgagaatataaaaatgaaagtggcTGTATGTCGTCAGtgctcttttctttaaatgttctCTTATTTTTGTAGTGTTCCTGTTGATTGCGCTTTGGCTGATCTCTATCTTAGCATGTACTTTTAATGAATATGTCAAGGCATGTCTCCTCCTCTGTGTGTGTCATAGTAATGCTTATTTCTGTCAAATCAATACTGTTTTTATCTGTGAGATTTGAGGTCAATCTCTGTACCTAAAGAGACATTCTTACAGTTTTTATGTATTCTTGCTCTAGGgaaaaaatactaatatttttacataagTTTAGAGTTTTACATAAGATAGTGAAACTCCTGGTTCCAAAGTAGGTTTATTGCTGGATAGCATCTGAACTCCATGGGTTTTTCCTCCCAAAATGGCTTAATGAACACTGTTTCTTTTGAGCTTTATACTCCTGTTCTGCTTGATTATTGGGCGATTGGTGGGTTTATGTCTCTTAAAATATCTTATATGTGGTTCTTACTCTATTATTTTGTGTTAATTGTCTCTAACATTTGGGTCTTTGCTAATATATCAGATGAGCgtttagaaaattaaatgcttgCTTCAATACTTCATTCTAGAATTAAGTGGGGGGCTGGAGTAATGTCTTTGTAGACAGTATATTACTTAGGTCTGGCTTTATAGCATGCttgagaaatgggaaaatttCAGGTATGAAGAATAGCCACCAGTATTACAAGAATTTGGAGGATTAATAGCCCCCAATATGAAGGTGGGGGAGTAAGCATAACTTATATCTCaaattttctgtcttcagttTTCAAATAGTGTCATGTTACGCTTGAAATAATCAAATACTTGCTCTCCATGCAGGCAATTAAAAACTGTAATCAAATCCTGCTTGCAGTGATTGCACTGCTCATGGGATCATAACTAAAGGAAGGTCATGATCCTGTTTCTACTTTACTGTATTGCCCCATTTACGCATCCAAGACTTATACAATCCTTGTTGGCTGCAGCAGTTCTAACAAAAGTTCATGTTTATCTAGCTGTCCAGCAGCAAgttcaaaatctttttctgctctccatgattaaaataacattgtATGGATCCTAAATAATAACTGCATCTCCTCACACGTTATTGATTCagttcaaattattttatatcCAGAGTGTCAAATAAAAGTAAGTCTCCCTCTGCGCCTAACATTTCTATAATTTTAGATTTCTTCTGTACAAAATGGTTGAGTTAGTGACTTTTTCCCCTGACCTTCCAGCCTCTTTGAACAGTGAGTTGTCTACCCGAATTTTAGGTTCTCCTTGCATTTTCTCTCCCTAGTTGAGTCATACAGGCAACAAATGCTTAAGAAAACTCATGTGTTTATAGTAGGTCATGTAATAAACTGCTTCCACAGTATTCTGGGatttaaactatttttgttgttctctgtTTTCAAACTAATTGTCTTGTGTCTTTTCTGTAAAGATCCAGTCCCTTGCTTTTTCACCCTGGTTAGCCCAGGTGGGTTTTCATTGTGTGTGTTGGAGTAATAGCGGGgtggtgtttggttttaaatactAGTTGAATCAGGCAAGTGTCCTGGGGTCAGTGACAGTCTGGCATGATTGCAGCTTGTTTTGATCTGGGCATACCTCAGGTGTATTGCCTGTAGCATAGGAAAACCATGGAAGTCGCTTCTTTTGAGCGGGTCCTTGAACTGCTATAGTGAAATAAGTTACATAAACTGCTTAATAAGCAACAAGTTTAATGCTGTGGTTCAAATATGTGACTATACCTGCATGGTTATTTCtatgtaattttctttaaaggattAAATAAGAATAGGCAGagcattttaaagtaaacaCTAAAGCTAACTTTTCCTTCTACAGGCTTGACAAATGGCTCTATGCTGCAATTGAATGCTTGGAGTATTTCCCAGACCAGTTCATAGTGATGGTTAGTCAGCAGTTACCTCAAAGCCCTAACAAACCCAGCAGTCTGAATACATACAAGAAGATTCTTTTTGACATTATAATAAAGTATTATAGTCAAAAGAAGGACTCCCTTCTTGCCACTCAGGATCTCGATATTCATTCAGGAATTATAGAACTTATAGGTAAGAGCAACCTGGAATAAAAAATACAAGTGAAAACTGTATAAAGGATGTAACTTACTAAGCATTAATTgactgaattataacaccatttGCAATGCTATTGCAGATGCACTTTAATTTATAGGTTGGAGGGAAATGCTTGAGGTTGCTAGTCAGAACTTTTGCTCAAGGCATGTACAAATTTCAAAGTTAGATTAAGTTGCTTAGGGCTGGGTCcagctgaattttgaaaatatttaatatattagtCTGTGTTCTTGGGTCCTCAGCTGTGTTCTAGTTCATACTAGATCGCTCTTAGGAGATTATGCTTAACTATTCTACAACCATTTTTCCCTCTCGGTGCTATGGAATAGGTCATGGTCATCAGTGCCTAACAACTTGGATTCTAATAATAACTTTCCAGTAGAATCCAGTGCAGCTCACCTTACTTTGATAAAGTGCTGTTGTTCTGGCCCTAGTGCAAGAGAGGGCTCAAACTAGCTATGaacatttacatatttaaaacatgttGCAAATTAGTTTGAGAAATGCTGCAGTTAGCTGAAGTATGACTTCATTTTGTTATCAATGTATATATGGCTATAACTATTTTCCTCAGTTGTTAAACAGTTTGATTTAAGATGGCTGATAATACAGATCTGTTGTGAAGGCAAACGTTGCTGTGCTCATTGCTTTAAAGTAAACAAATCTAGAGTACTTATGTTACAGATAAATGCAGTTGGTCAAACTAGTCCATGTGGTTTATTGAACCTTTCTATAttgaaactttttcttttttttttcccctacagtCTTTTAAAGTAACTCAGTAAAGCTTTAATCATAGATCAGAGGAACTCTTAAACTTTTCTCTAGAAATTATTTAACTTCCTGTCTTCATAGCTCCACTTTTACTTGTCCTTTGGCAAttctctttcctgctttttttgtcTGCGCTTCTTTTGGAAAAGGGTTACTTACTTGCTCTTTTGGTGTTCTTATTAATCAAAGATGGTTTCAAATGGCTTGTGGTACACCCCTGAAAGTCCTGGATTATTTCTTGTAAAATATAACCTCTGTCCCAGTAATAGGGCAGAGGCCAGCAAATCATACGTAGATTCTATTCCTGTATCTGCCCTCATCTTGCTCTTGCCTTAAAGTTACTTGGCTTTTTGATAGTTCCTCACTTTCAAAGTGAAGATAACTAGAATTCTCATCTAAAGGGGTTTTTATAGGAGGTTATTTCCAATTTATCACATTTCCTTGAGAAACTTAAAACCTAATGGCttaaaaaggggagggggggatgatgatgatgacatGGACAGGACACCAACcaacagaaaaaccccaaatgaacaaaaaaccaaaacaaaaaaccccaaacaaaacctcaaAGCAATGAGAAAGTTAGAATTGTTCAGCTTATTAATTACTTTGAGATGAATCCTGGAATATAATACAAAGATGCATAAACACAAACAGTGCAAACATCACTTAAGTGTTCGCACATTGTACACAGAACATAGTAATGTCCTGTATATATTGTCCAAGTATGTCTGTTCCCTGACTAGCTATGGGACAAAGGTTTTAAGCTTATACTGATTAAATGCTGTATTGAGTCTTGTCAAAAGGTTTTAGAAGTCACTGAGATAACCTGCTTTGTTTGGAGGgaaacccccccaaaaatgggATTAATACTGGGATTTAAATATGTGTTCTTGACTCTGAAAATGAACAGTTGCACTGCATGCACTGTTTTACTCCattgcagaaaaaggaaatacagatcAAGCTCTAGAGGCATCacaactttatttaaaattattagcaCCAAATATCCGAGAAGAACTACACAGACTCCTGGCATTCATAGCAATTGCATCTGAATCTGAGGGCTACAAATTACAAAAACAAGTAAGTATCTGTTTTGTTTAGTGTGGGAAATAGCATTTTCATATAGTAAGActgactggttttttttctagttagAAGTATTGTTTACTGCCTTCCAatgtgatttgttttaaaacaaatatcaAGATGTTCTTCCCACTGATAGCATCCTGTTATACTTAGTATTTGCTGACACATTGCAAGTAAATCTAATGCCAGATCTGGGCTGTTCTTTTCCAGTTTGATAACAGATCTGTGATCATCAAGACTTGCACAAAGTTCATCTTGCAAAATAAGACATTGTCAAAACCACAGGCAGAACTGCTGACTCAGTTTCTGATGGACAATCACTCTGAGCTCTTCAAGGTAGCATTTTCCTTACCTCAttggttttgtcattttaaatgttaaatgcCATGAAGTGCCTTTTTGGAGATGAGAGGTCTGAGGAGCAGAGCTTAATATTCCACCTGTTACAGTTTAATGGTACAGTCAAGTAGGGTGAGAATCTATTTCAGACTATGGAGGACAGCTTTTTGAGAGCTTTGCAATCCTTTACCTATAATATCCTTTCCCTTTATTTGCATCATTTGTGCTAAGAAAATACTTGAAGTATTAAATTTTTACAGAGGTCTTTTGGCACATTGTTTCTGTTGGCTGTCTGCTAAATTTTTAGGCTTCTTTGTCCTTCTCCTTTAGAAATCAGCTGACATACTCTGAGTGATATATTAGATGGCATGCTCTGGTGCCCCAGCATACAGCTTTGACAACTCTGAAGAGTTCCTTTTGGTACTTTGAAGCGTTAACTtctaaattaaagaaaataaatgaaccaTAAAATGAAATGGCCTTTCTGTTTAACTTGATCAGTTATGTAAATGTTCAGATATATTTTACAGTCTCCTTTATTTACGTTCCATCATATTGTCACACATGTGAGATGCAACCTTCCCAGACCTGATATTGACTTTCTGAATTCAACCAGGGCATTATAGTTGTGATGCTTTGCTACTGTTTCCCTCAACTAtaaaattcttcattaaaacaCTATACGAGATGAAGATGAACTAGTTATCTCAGCTGTTGTAAGATAGCTGTAAAATGCTCTGGACATTTATTATCCAGTTACAAATAAGCATCACAGAAACAATGATTTGGTTTCAGTAAAGTACTATTTTTAGTTCTTATACAACACATTAATTTCCACTTCTGATCTCAACTGAAGAAAGatggaagatttttatttttttaattagctccAGTGAGGTAGTGTGGTTACTGTGAGTTTTGTATGTGTTAATATACACCCAAaaccaaatacttttttttggttATTAAGAATTCTGACATGAGGGTTAGGCCTTTGATTCATGACTGGAGATGGAGCCAGATCTGACAAATCAAGTGCCTGCTGCCTCATAGCAGTGACAGCAGAGTGGATGGTGGCTCACTCTTTCACAACTGCAGTTGAGAGCCTTTTGTATTATATATGCTGAAATCAGTTCAAGGTCTACACTACAGTTTTTGCCGTAGTTCAGTGGAAAACAACATCTAGAACATCTTGCCTCCTATTTCTTTGGCCAGAAATATCAGGAATAAATATCAGTATATGTGTGTTAGTGCAATTTTTTGAGACGTTTTGAATGGGTACCTAAATAAATGTAGGCATAGATTCTTCTGCAGGtaattatgtgattttttttttttttttaaattgatcaTCTAAAAGCTTTAGATtctcaaaatacagaattactggctttgtaacttttttctttgcctgatTGTATTTTCAGACTCCTTTAACTCTTCTGGAACTAACTAGTAGAAGACTTCAGAGTTTGCTAGAAGGACAAGATCCAGATATTGATTCAGGTAGATGATGTGATacacatttttatgtaaacctttctataaaaaaatcaattttttatCAGTTGACTATAACTTTGCATAGACtatgttcttttcctttattaaaagTGAAGCATTAAAGCAACAAGTGGCTAATTCaccaaataattaaattatCTGTTATAAGCAAAAAAGTGACCTCTGAATATTAAAGAACAAAGCGTCTAT contains:
- the DEPDC4 gene encoding DEP domain-containing protein 4 isoform X1, whose amino-acid sequence is MAVYLTPRFRRLRSQSELEPRRGRRRDCDGPFQATQLWNSIIHALHSQVEIKRRRQHLKTYKNCFTGSNAVDVVLSHLMQSMYLSCNDISRLKGVRVCQVLMDHKVFEPVGAKLYLFKNEKETEFEDTNTSLYKFVNSSLTPFLPRKNEDNESLSPEQICKQKTKRRSNRTKCETTHSNPLALEAADKKRVEELLRSINVHASLPPKIMVNEPTHLLSKRVIEDVWKQQTLLRLLQLIDVPLLEDILVSSVKTKLDCFGKEEDLIISNTFLDREVTCSLNLPELDKWLYAAIECLEYFPDQFIVMVSQQLPQSPNKPSSLNTYKKILFDIIIKYYSQKKDSLLATQDLDIHSGIIELIEKGNTDQALEASQLYLKLLAPNIREELHRLLAFIAIASESEGYKLQKQFDNRSVIIKTCTKFILQNKTLSKPQAELLTQFLMDNHSELFKTPLTLLELTSRRLQSLLEGQDPDIDSGFSFCQRVTTKEYEDQKQQTNRYLLALVQEMDNDLTIPLKQKKKLIKEFRKYHSLIYCSGCKTTCEFCTLNG
- the DEPDC4 gene encoding DEP domain-containing protein 4 isoform X2, giving the protein MAVYLTPRFRRLRSQSELEPRRGRRRDCDGPFQATQLWNSIIHALHSQVEIKRRRQHLKTYKNCFTGSNAVDVVLSHLMQSMYLSCNDISRLKGVRVCQVLMDHKVFEPVGAKLYLFKNEKETEFEDTNTSLYKFVNSSLTPFLPRKNEDNESLSPEQICKQKTKRRSKTKCETTHSNPLALEAADKKRVEELLRSINVHASLPPKIMVNEPTHLLSKRVIEDVWKQQTLLRLLQLIDVPLLEDILVSSVKTKLDCFGKEEDLIISNTFLDREVTCSLNLPELDKWLYAAIECLEYFPDQFIVMVSQQLPQSPNKPSSLNTYKKILFDIIIKYYSQKKDSLLATQDLDIHSGIIELIEKGNTDQALEASQLYLKLLAPNIREELHRLLAFIAIASESEGYKLQKQFDNRSVIIKTCTKFILQNKTLSKPQAELLTQFLMDNHSELFKTPLTLLELTSRRLQSLLEGQDPDIDSGFSFCQRVTTKEYEDQKQQTNRYLLALVQEMDNDLTIPLKQKKKLIKEFRKYHSLIYCSGCKTTCEFCTLNG